AGATCAACAGCATGCACCTGCCCGACCTCGCGCGCCAGGGCATCACGCGCCAGCGCCTGCTGGACGAGCCCTGCCTGTCGATCGACGTGGGCGCGTCCATCCTGTCCGGTTTTATCAGGCGGCATGGCCGCACCTGGCGCGCCGTCGGCGCGTACAACGCCGGCAGCGCGGCGAACCGAGAGGCCGCCAGGACGCGCTATGTCGAGCGGGTATGGCCGCTGTACCTGGAATTGGCGGGCGAGCGCGAACGGCGCCGCCGGGTTGGCGGCTGACATGGGCGGCGAATACAGGGTCCGGCTGTTGCGGCGGGACCAGGTCTGCGAGCGCGTATGCCGCGCCGGCAGCAAGGACGCCGCCGTCGCGCAGATCGGCCCGGATGAGGGCGTGGTCCTGGACGTGCAGCGCGTCAGGCCCGCGCGCATCGCGGGCGCCGCCGGCAAGCGCCGCCGCATCTCGCTGGGCCTGCTGCTGCAGGAGCTGTCGGCGCTGCTGGAGGCGGGGCTGGCCCTGATCGAAGCCCTTGAGGCTCTGAGCGACAAGGCCGGCGCCGGCAGCCGCCAGGTGCAGGCCGTGCTCGCGGCCCTGCTCAAGGAGCTGTACCAGGGGCAACCCCTGTCGAAGGCCATGCAGGCGCAGCCGGACGTATTCCCGGAGTTGCTGGTGGCCACCGTGGCGTCGGCCGAGGGCAGCGGGCAGCTGCCACAGGCGCTGCGGCGTTATCAGCACTACGAGCTGCGGATCGAGAACATCCGCAAGAGGGTCGTGGGCGCGTTGCTGTATCCGGCCGCCGTGGTCGCGGTCGGCTTCGGCGTCCTGATGTTCATGCTGTTCTTCGTGATCCCGCGCTTCGCCGTGGTGTTCGAAAGCCTGCAGGCCCTGCCGGCCACGGCGCAGGCCCTGCTGTGGTGGGCGCGGCTGGTGCGGGAACACGGCATGGCGCTGGGCGCGGGCATCGCCGGCGTGATCGCAGCTGCCGTGCTGGCGTTGCGCACGGCGCGCATCCGCGCGGCGCTGGCCGCGTTGATCTGGCGGCTGCCCAAGCTGCGCGACGTGGCCTTTCTGTTCGTGCTGGCGCGCTTCTATCGGACGGTGGGGCTGCTGGTCGAAGGCGGCACGCCGGTGCTGCAGGCGCTGGAGTTGTCGCGGCGCCTGTTGCCGCAACGGCTGGCCGCGAGGCTGGAACAGGCTCTGGCCGAGCTGCGCGCCGGCAAGGCGGTGAGCGAGACGCTGGCCGCGCACGGACTGACCACGCCGGTGGCCCGCCGCCTGCTGCGGGTGGGCGAGCACAGCGGCGACCTGGGCGGCATGTGCGAACGGATCGCGCTGTTTCACGATAGCACCCTGGACCATGCGGTCGAGGTTTTCGGAAAGGTCTTCGAGCCATTGCTGATGCTGGTGGTCGGCGCAATGGTGGGGACCATCGTGGTGCTGCTGTACATGCCGATCTTCGAATTGGCCAGCAGCATGGGATAGGCGCGCGGACAGGCGCCCGCGCCGTCCGGCCAGGAGATGAACATGACGGAATCGATGCCCGAATCCGGGACGACGCAGACGCAGGCGTGGATCGCGCGGCCCGGCCTGCTTGAGCAGGAACTCGCGCGCGCGCCACAGCTGCTGCCCATGGTCGCCATGGCGCTGGGCATGCAGCATATGGAGCCGGCCGACTGGGCCAGGGCCGTCGCCAGGCACGACGTGCTGCCGCTGGCCGACGCCCTGCACTGCCGCGTCGCGATGGTGGAGCGGGACGGCGAGCTGCTGGCGGTCATGAGCGCGCCGCTGGACCGGCGCGTGCGGCTGTGGTTGCAGACGCGCTTCGAGGGCCGGCCGGTGTGGTTCGCGCTGGCCCTGCCGGGCGCGGTCGACGCCTGGCTCAAGCAGGCCGAGGCCAGCGAACGCGTGCTCGACGGCGTTGCCGTGGACGTTGCCGAGGACACGCTGGCCAAGGCGGTGGAGTCCATTTCCATCGCCTCGCTCGCCAAGGACGAAAGCCCGGTGATCCGGCTGGTGAACATGACGCTCTATGACGGCCTGCAGAGCCGCGCCAGCGATATCCACCTGGAGTCGGACGAGGAAGGGCTGCTGATCCGCTACCGCATCGACGGCGCGATGCTCACCATCCGCAAGGTGCCTGGCCAGCTGACCGCGAATCAGGTGATGTCGCGCCTGAAGGTGCTGTCCAGCCTGGATATCGCCGAGAAGCGCGTGCCACAGGACGGGCGCTTCAAGGTCGAGCTGCAGGGCCGAGAGGTGGATTTCCGCGTGTCCATCATGCCGGGCAACCATGGCGAGAACGCGGTGCTGCGCCTGCTGGACCGCTCGCAGAAGGACGAGCGCCTCAGCCTGGATGGCCTGGGCTTTCCGGCGCAGACCGCCGCGCGCATCCGCGCGCTGGCGCAGCTGCCCTATGGCCTGACGCTGATCACGGGTCCGACGGGCAGCGGCAAGTCGACGACGCTGTATGGCGCGCTGTCCGAGCTGAACACCGGCGACGAGAAGATCATCACCATCGAGGATCCGGTGGAGTACGAAATGGCCGGCGTGCTGCAGATTCCCGTCAACGAAAAGAAGGGACTGACCTTCGCGCGGGGGCTGCGCTCCATCCTGCGTCACGACCCGGACACGATCCTGGTGGGCGAGATCCGCGATGCGGAAACCGCCGCCATCGCGGTGCAGTCGGCGCTGACCGGGCACCGCGTGCTGTCTTCGGTGCATGCCAATGACGCGTTCAGCGTGATCGACCGCTTTCTCTATATGGATGTGGAGGCGGCCACGTTCCTGGAATCGCTCAATGGCGTGGTGTCGCAGCGGCTGGTGCGGCGCCTGTGTCCCCATTGCGGCGGCGGGCCGGTCGCGCCGGCTGCGGCATGCGAGGCATGTCGCGGCACCGGCTTCCTGGGGCGCATCGCGCTGGCCGAGGTATTGCGCCTGGACAGCCGCATGAAATCGGCGCTGCTGGAACGGTCCCCGGAACGCAGGCAAGCGGCCCTGGCCGCCTGCGCCGACTATCAATCGATGCGCGATGCCGCCGGCGAGGCGGTCGCGCGCGGGCTGACGACTTATCAGGAGGTGTGCCGTGCCGTCGCTATGGAATGAACGCGCCATGCTGATCGACGCCGAGAAGGTGACGGTGCTGGCGCCGCTGGAGCATGGCCGCAGCCAGCCGCATGGCGGCGATCCGGCAGGCGCGGCCGGCGAATTGCTGGCCGGCCTGCGGCGCCGGCGCGGCGCGTGGCGCAACCGGCTGCGCGTGTGGATCGGCTATCCGTGGGCGCATGCGCAGGTGCTGCCCTGGCAAGCCACGCTGGGCGGCGGCGATCGTCAATGGGAGGCCTATGCGCGGGCGCTGATGCGCGAGCGCGGGGTCGCCGGACCGCTGCGCCTGCGGCTGGACGCGGGTCGCCATGGCCGCGCGCGGCTGGCTTTCGGCATCGACGACGGCCTGCTCGACGCGCTGGAGCGCACGGCCTCGGCTGGCGGCTGGCGGTTGTGGTCCTGCCACGATCTGCTGTCTTCCTGCCTGGCGCGGCATCGCGCCGCGCTGCGCGACAGCGGCGGCCTGGTGCTGGCCGAGACCGGTGCGCTGAGCTGCCTGTGGCGGTCCGCAAAGGGCTGGGAAGATCTGATCACGCTGCGCCGCGATCCGGGGCAGTCGTTGGAGACCTTGTTATCCGCGGCCGAACTGCTGTGCGGCCGCGCGGGCGGGAACGGCTATCGCTGGTCGTCCTTGTGCGCGCCGGATGCGCTGCCCTTGCCGGACGCCTCGCGCTGGCTGGGCGCGCCGCATCCCATGCTGGCGGCGGCGGCATGAAGGCCCGGACGAGAGGGATGGCGGACTTCGCGCGGCGCGCCGGGCTCAATGGCGCCTGCCTGGTCGCCGGCCTGCTGCTGCTGGTCGTGGTTGGCCTGACGGCCTGGCGCGAATGGAGCGTCCTGGCCCTGCGCCGCGAGGTCGCGTCCATGGAGGACAGCCTGGCGCAGCGCCGCCTCCAGCAGGAACGCGAGCAGCGCCGCAGGCTGGCGCAATCGCCCGAGGAGCGTGAGATCGAGGCCCTGCTGTCGCGCCAGCGAGCCGAGGACCGGCTGCGGCCGGCCATCCTGCGCGCGGTCGAGAAGGCCTGGTCGCCGCGCGTGGCCATGCTGGGACTGAAGCTGGAGTCGGGCGGCAAGTCCGCTCGCGTGGAAATGCTGGTCGCCAGCCTGAAAGAGGCTTTCGCCTTCGTCCAGCGCCTGAACGCGGCGCAGCCGGGCTTTTACGCCGTGGTCGAGCGTCACGGCCTGCGGCCGGGCGATCCGAACCAGGCCACCGTCGTGTCGATCCTGGTGGAGGTCCGATGAACCTGCGTGCTGTGTTGGTCAAGCGCCGCGAGGCGTTGGGCAATGTTCCATTGCTGGCGTGCTGCCGCTGGCATCTGCAGCGCTGGCGCGCGGCGCTGGGCCGGGGCGGCCTGCTCGCGCTGGCAAGCGCCATCGTGCTGGCCGTCCACGGCGCCTTCGTGCTGTGGCCCGAGCAGGGCGAGCTGCGCCGCCAGCGCATCGAGCTGATCGCGCAATTGCAGGCCTGCCACACATCCGCGTCGGCGCCGGCCGCTGCCATGGAGCAGGTGCGCGCGCAGCTGCGCCTGGCGCTGGACCAGCGCAAGCTCGCCGTGATGGAGCAGCTGGGCGGGGCCGGGCTGCTGCTGATCGACATCCGCTATCGCGGCGAGGACGCCGTGCGCGGCAGCCTGCGGCGCACGTCGATGGATGTGTCGGCGGTGGGCTCCTACAAGGACCTGACCGCGGCGCTGGAGCTGCTGGCCGCGCAGCCGCTGCTGCGCATGGAGACGCTGGCGCTGGATCGCCAGCGCCCGGAGAACCGGCTGATCGAGGTGAAGATGAAGCTGAGCATGCTGGGAGCGCCGCGATGAGCCGGGCGCGCGTGGGCATGATGGCCGCATTGCTGGCGGCCTGTGGCGTCGCGGGCGTCGCGCGGGCGGGCAACGTCGATATCTTTCCGTCGCAAAGCTGGGACTCGCTGTCGCGCGCGACGCGGGAAGCGCAGGACGGACAAGGACAGGACGCGGATGCGGACGCGGCGTCCGCCGCCGCGCAGCGGTCCAGGTCCGCCCCGGCGGCGGATGCCGTCGCCGCGCCGCTGTTTGCCCGCGTGGGCGAGTGGCGCGAAGCGGGGCAGCGGATCGTGGTGTTGCGCTCCGAGGACCGCCTGTATCTGCTGTGCCAGCGCTGCGCCGCGCCGTCCGCGCTGCGGCCCGGCGGCGCACCCAGGGACGGGTACCGCCTGAAGTCCCTGGAACCCGGACGCGCGGTGCTGTTGGCGCCGGACGGCCAGGAGGTGAGCGTGGACCTGCCGTCCTCTACCGAATTTCCTCAATGAACAGGATCATCATGATTTCCAGATATGCCGCCACGGCGGCGCTACTCGGTCTCGTCCTGGGCGGCTGCTCGGCGCCGGGAATGTTCAGGCAGGGCGCTGGCGATGCGCCGTCGTCCGACGCCGCCGGACGCTACGCGCAGGCGCTGGCCCGCCAGGAGCAGGCGCCCGACGATATCGAGAACGGCAAGAACCTGGCGCGCGATGGCGCGCAGGCCGCGCTGGACCTGCTGCAGCGCGTGCGCGGCAAGATGGCTGCTGGCGACGAAGCCGGCGCGCAGGCTGAACTGTCCGCCTTGCTGGCCGTCCAGCCCGGCAATATGCGCGCCCGCCAGCTGCAAGCGCAGCTGGAGCGTCGCCTGCTGCTCAAGCGGGACCTGGCCGAGGCCGGCAAGCGGCAGGCCGACCATCCGGCCGAGGCGTTGGACATCGTCAACCGCATCCTGCAGGAACAGCCGGACTACGAACCGGCCAGGGCGCTGCGCGCCACCCTGATGCGCGCCCAGGCGCAGCGCGCCTCGGCACGGCCCAAGTTGGCCGACGCGCTGCGCAAGCCCGTCTCGCTGAATTTCAAGTCGCAGCCGGTGGTGCAGATCCTGGAGGCCATTTCGAAGATCGCCGGCGTGGACTTCGTGCTGGATCCGGAGGTGGCCTCGTCGGCGCCGGCCACCATCATCGCCGACCAGACGACCGCCGAGGACGCCATCAATCTGCTGTTGCGCACCAGCAAGCTCGAGAAGAAGGTGCTGAGCGAGCGCAGCCTGCTGATCTATCCGGCCAGCGCGGAAAAGTCCAAGGAATACCGCGAGCTGATGGTGCGCGTGTTCTACCTGAGCAATGCCCAGGCCGCCAAGGTGGTGCCCGCGCTGCGGCAGGTGGGCACGATCAAGAACGTGCACCTGGACGAACGCGCCAACGCGCTGATCGTGCGCGATACACCCGAGGTCATCGCGGTGGCCGAGCGCATCGTCGCCGCCCTGGACCTGGCGCAATCGGAAGTGACCATGGACGTGCGCGTGCTGGAGGTGAACACCAATGACGAGCTGGAAGTCGGCGTGGATTATCCCAGCGACCTGCGCCTGTCTATCCTGCCGCAAGGCGAGAGCGGCAAGGTGACCGTGGGCGACATCCTCGGCCTGAACAGCGAAATGCTGGGCGTTTCCAGCCGCAACGAGCTGTCCATGGCCCTGAACCTGTTGCAGAAGCGCGGCAAGACCCGCGTGCTTGCCAATCCCAAGATCCGCGTGCGCAACATGGAAAAGGCCAGCATCAAGATTGGCGAGAAGGTGCCGGTGGTGACCACCACCAACGCCAATGGCGTGGTGACCGAGTCGGTGAATTATCAGGACGTCGGCCTGAGCCTGCAGGTCGAGCCGCAGGTCACGCTGGGTAACGACGTGTCCGTCAAGGTCAGCATGGAAGTCAGCAACCTGAAGGGCGAGGTGAAGACGGCCGGCGGCGGCGTGGTCTATCCCATGAGCACCCGCAACGCCGAGACCGTCATGACCGCGAGGGACGGCGAAACGCAGGTGCTGGCCGGGCTGGTCAATCAGAAGCAATCCGGCAACACCAGCGGCCTGCCGGGGCTGAGCACGCTGGAATGGCTGGGCAGTCTGTTCGGCAGCACCAAGGACAGCGAGGAGTCGACCGAGATCGTGCTGCTGCTGACGCCGCACGTGGAGCGTTCGCTAGAGCTGCCGGCGGCGTCCAACAGCTATTTCCCGTCCGGCACCGAAGCCAGCGTGACCGTGCTGCCCTTGACGACCGCGCCGGCCCGGCCCGGGCTGGACGCGCCGCTGGCGCGGCCGTATTGAGGATGTCCATGCGCAGGCAACAAGGCTTCACCCTGATCGAAATGCTGGCCGCGCTCACGCTGCTGGCGCTGTTGCTGAGCGTGGCGCTGCCCTACGCCGATCTGGTCCGCCGCCGCAATCAGGAAGAGGACCTGCGGCACAGCCTGCGCATCGTGCGCGATGCGATCGACGCCTATCACGCGGCCAGCCTGGAGGGGAAGATCGACAAGTCCCTGGATCGCAGCGGCTATCCGCCGGATCTGGACAGCCTGACGCGGGGCGTGACGGACAAGACCGATCCGAACGGGGGCAAGCTGTACTTCCTGCGGCGCCTGCCGGCGGATCCGATGTGCGAGTCCTGCGAGGGCACGGACGCGGCCGACACCTGGGAGACCCGCAGCTACGACAGTTCGGCCGAGTCATTCTCGTCCGGCCGCGACGTGTTCGACCTGCGCTCCCGCAGCGAAAGAAAAGGAACCAATGGCATCCCGTACAACGAATGGTAGGCGCGCCTGCGCCGGTTTCACGCTGATCGAGCTGCTGGCCGTGATGGCCATCGTCGGCGTGCTGACGGCGCTGGTGGCGCCTTCTTTCTTCAAGAGCAACGACCGCGCGCGAGAGACGGTGCTGCGACACAATCTGCGCGCGATCCGGCTGGCCATCGACGACTACCGCGCCGATCATGGCGTCAATCCGGAAGGGCTGGAAAAGCTGGTGTCCGGCAAGTACCTGCGCGAGTTGCCGCTGGACCCGCTGACGGGCAAGCGCGATTCCTGGAAGACGCAGGCCGCCGAAGAAGGCGGCGTGGCGGACGTGAAGAGCGGCGCGCCGGGCAAGGGCCTGGACGGAAGCAGCTATGAGGCGTGGTAGCGCGCCGGCGCGCGCGCAGTCCGGCCTGGCGTACCTGGGCGTGCTGATGCTGGCGGCCGCCATCGCCGCGGGCCTGGCCGCCACGGCGCGACCCTGGAGCATGCAGCAGCAGCGCGCGCGCGAGGCCGAGCTGCTGTTCATCGGCCAGCAGTTCCAGCGAGCCATCGCATCCTACTACCGGGCCGGCCCGTCGCCGGCGTTTCCAAGATCCCTCGACGCCTTGCTCAAGGACAGCCGCGTGCCGTTCATGTTGCGGCATCTGCGCCGCCTGTACCGGGATCCGCTCACGGGCAGCGCCGATTGGGGCGTGGTGAAGGGGCCCGACGGAGGCGTCATCGGCGTCTACAGCCAGGCGCCGGGCAAGCCGCTCAAGCAGGACGGATTCCCCGCCAGCTTGGGGGATTTCGCGGGCAAGAGCCGCTACGCGGACTGGATCTTCCTGTACGACGAGCGGCGTTGAGAGGCCGGTTTCTGCCACGGAAAATGAATTTGGTTAGCAAAACCTACCACACCTTTTCTTTGAGAATTTTCTGATTGGGTGGGCAAATTTGTTATGGAATGATGCGTCCCTGACACATAACTGACCGGAGGCATGCGCATGTTCAAAGTACCTGCGACGACCCGGGGAGGCGCAGCATGATCGTCGCCGTTCTCGAGGACTGTCCGGCCCAGCGGGATTGGGTCACCAAGCTGCTGCACGATCGCGGCCATCAGGTGGTGGCGCGCGGCGACGGCGACAGCTTCATCGCGCTGTTGCGCAGCCAGGTCGTGGACGCGGCCTTGCTGGACTGGGAAGTGCCCGGCGCGTCCGGCCTGTCCGTGCTGTCCTGGGCGCGGTCCAATCTGAACCGCTCCATGCCCATCCTGATGCTGACGCAGCGCGACGACGAGGACGACGTCGTCACCGCGCTGAACGCGGGCGCGGACGATTACCTGCACAAGCCGCTGCGCGAGCGCGAGCTGCTGGCGCGCGTGGCCGCGCAGGCCAGGCGTTCCCGCCATGCCGATGCGCCGGGGCAGGAGCTGCAGGTCGGCCCCTATGCGTTCGACCTGCAATCGCGCAGGCTGACCGTGCAAGGGCGGCCCGTCAGCCTGCCCGCGCGCGAGTTCGAGCTGGCGGCATTGCTGTTCCGCAACCCAGGCCGGATCCTGACCAAGGACGCGCTGTGCCAGCACATCTGGGGCACCGTGGACCGGAAGTACGACGCCAGCCTGGCCACGTACATCAGCAACCTGCGCTCGGCGCTGGGCCTGCGCGCGCGCAACGGCTATGTGGTCTCCACGGTCTACAACTACGGATACCGCCTGGAGCGCGTGGCCTGATTTTTCTGGGATGGTGGGATATGGAACTGTCGAATTTTCCGGGTTCGCGAGCCAACGACACGGCGCTTGCGCCTTGCCGTAACGCCTGGCTGTGCTGTCACCTGAGCATCGTCGCCCTGGCGCTGGTTCTGCCCGGGGGCCGCGTGGGTTCGCCGCCCCGGCCTTTCAGCGCGGCGGATGTGCTGGTCATCGCCTGCGTTGCCTTGTTCATCGTGGCCCTGGGCCTGTTCCATCAGCGTGGACGAGCCGCGCTGCGCCTGGCGGTCTTCTGGACCGCCGTGGTGCTGACGCTGATCATCGCGCGGCGCGTGACGCCGGCGGGGTCGCCGGCGATGGCGGTGTTGTTCATGCTGGGCTGCGTGGTCCACTGGCGCGTCGGCGCTTCACGGATCCAGGCGTTGGTGTCGCGCGAGGCTGTGCCCCAGGCGGCCGCGACGCCATCCGAACCGCCGAAGCTCGCGCCCGCCGCGCCCGACCGCGACGCCGTCGCGCAGATGGTGCACGACCTGCGCAGTCCCCTGTCGGCCGTTCTGGCGCTGGTCGACAAGCAGGGCGCGGACAAGGCCGAGGTGGTGCATCATGACTTTCTGCGTTCGGTGCGGGACCAGGTGCAATACGGCTTGTCGGTCGCGCAGCACTTCATGCAGAGGTCGCGCGCGGAACGGCTGGACCGGTCGCGTTTCCTGCCGGTGTCGCTGCAAGACCTGGCGCACAGCGCGGCGGACCAGGTGCTGCCCCTGGCCGACAAGAAGGGCGTGTCGATCGACGTGCGGGACGGCGATGAAACGCTGTGGGTCGCCGGCGACTATTGCATGCTGTTGCGCGCCGTCGTCAATCTGCTGGAGAACGCCGTCAAGTATTCGGCTTCCGGCACGCGGGTCACGCTGGGCGCGCAGCGGATGGGCAATGCCGCGCGTCTGTACGTGGCGGACCAGGGCGTGGGCATCGCGGCCGAGGCCTTGCCCCGGCTGTGCCAGGCGTTCTATCGGGCCGCCGGAGCGCGCAGGCACTGCCAGGACGGCGTGGGCATGGGCCTGGCCATCGTGGCCGCCGTGGCCAAGGGGCATGGCGCGGAAGTGATGGTGAAATCGCGGCCGAGCCAGGGCAGCACGTTCATCCTGACCATGCCGCTGTTGCCGCGCGGCGGCGCGCTTGAAAACGAAGATCCTCCAGAACCCGGCGAAGCCGCGCAAGGCGCGGCGGTCCGGTTGGAGTAAGGTGCCTTGACGGCGCCTTTTTTTATCGAAGGGGCAATGCCGGCCTCGGCGCGGCTGGAGCGGCGGGCGAGGCGCGGGACGAGGTGCGCGCAGCGCAGGTTCAGGCCAGCTGGCGCTCCGATATTCAGGCTCTCTTGAGAATGGTTTTTCGAATGAAGGGCGGTCCACATAATGCGCCCGCTTTCGCGATTCGCGGCTTCATCCGGATTCGCGTTGGCGCTCACCTTCATTCTCACATTCAAAGGACTCAACAGAGATGCGTGCTTCCCTGCGCAACGCGGTCAAGATGGCGCTGCCCGTCGCGGCCCTGACCCAGGCCGTGCTGATGGCCATGGCTCCGACCTCCGCCAACGCCCACGGTTCCCTGATCGACCCGCCCAGCCGCGAATACGCGTGCAACAAGTTCGATACCCCCTGGAGCAATCCCAAGCACAGCGGCTGCGGCAAGATCGCCTCGCAGTCGTCCAGCTGGATGTCCAATGCGGTGGGCGGCGTGCTGGACAATCATCAGGACTACATTCCCGACGGCCTGCTGTGCGCTGGCGGCAAGGAAGACTGGAAGGAAATCGACGGCAATTATGATTGGCCCACCACGGTCCTGACGCCGGGCGCGGACGGCAAGCTGACGTTCAAGTACCAGCAGACCGCTCCGCACATCACCAAGTACTTCCGCACCTACATCAGCAAGGACAGCTACGATCCCAAGGCGGGCCTGCGCTGGTCCGATCTGGAACTGATCGGCGATTCGGGCTGGCTGGACCGTCCCGGCGACGACAAGATTACCAAGCTGGACGTGAAGATCCCGGCCCAGTACACCGGCAAGCGCGTCATCTACACGGTCTGGCAGCGTGATCCGGGGGATGCCAAGGAAGGCTTCTACTCGTGCTCGAACGTGGACGTGATGCCCGTCGACATGCAGTGGAAGGCCAGCGGCACGCTGGAGGGCGGCCAGGTCGAGACCGGCTCGACCATGACCCTGCGCGTGTTCGACAAGGTGCGCGGCGGCGATCTGGAAAGCCACTCGATCATCGTGTCCAAGGGCCAGGAAAAGCCCGAGCAGTGGCAGTATGTGCTGTCCCAGAAGACCAACAATGCGTCCGGCATCGTCCGCCTGGGCAAGCTCGGCGCCGACGGCAAGGTCGTGCCGCAGCCGGTTGCCAACGGCAACGAAGTCTACGGCCTGAACAAGGTCTACAGCTTCGCCGTCGACCAGCGCGGTCCGGAGCCCGTCGATCCCCCCACCGGCATCGTGCCGCCGACGGCCAAGCTGACCGGCCCGGCCACCGCCGAGGGCGGCGCCACCGTGCTGCTGTCGGGCAAGAACTCGAACAACG
The Achromobacter sp. AONIH1 DNA segment above includes these coding regions:
- a CDS encoding type II secretion system protein, whose protein sequence is MASRTTNGRRACAGFTLIELLAVMAIVGVLTALVAPSFFKSNDRARETVLRHNLRAIRLAIDDYRADHGVNPEGLEKLVSGKYLRELPLDPLTGKRDSWKTQAAEEGGVADVKSGAPGKGLDGSSYEAW
- a CDS encoding cell wall metabolism sensor histidine kinase WalK translates to MELSNFPGSRANDTALAPCRNAWLCCHLSIVALALVLPGGRVGSPPRPFSAADVLVIACVALFIVALGLFHQRGRAALRLAVFWTAVVLTLIIARRVTPAGSPAMAVLFMLGCVVHWRVGASRIQALVSREAVPQAAATPSEPPKLAPAAPDRDAVAQMVHDLRSPLSAVLALVDKQGADKAEVVHHDFLRSVRDQVQYGLSVAQHFMQRSRAERLDRSRFLPVSLQDLAHSAADQVLPLADKKGVSIDVRDGDETLWVAGDYCMLLRAVVNLLENAVKYSASGTRVTLGAQRMGNAARLYVADQGVGIAAEALPRLCQAFYRAAGARRHCQDGVGMGLAIVAAVAKGHGAEVMVKSRPSQGSTFILTMPLLPRGGALENEDPPEPGEAAQGAAVRLE
- a CDS encoding type II secretory pathway, pseudopilin PulG, which gives rise to MRRGSAPARAQSGLAYLGVLMLAAAIAAGLAATARPWSMQQQRAREAELLFIGQQFQRAIASYYRAGPSPAFPRSLDALLKDSRVPFMLRHLRRLYRDPLTGSADWGVVKGPDGGVIGVYSQAPGKPLKQDGFPASLGDFAGKSRYADWIFLYDERR
- a CDS encoding lytic polysaccharide monooxygenase, with translation MRASLRNAVKMALPVAALTQAVLMAMAPTSANAHGSLIDPPSREYACNKFDTPWSNPKHSGCGKIASQSSSWMSNAVGGVLDNHQDYIPDGLLCAGGKEDWKEIDGNYDWPTTVLTPGADGKLTFKYQQTAPHITKYFRTYISKDSYDPKAGLRWSDLELIGDSGWLDRPGDDKITKLDVKIPAQYTGKRVIYTVWQRDPGDAKEGFYSCSNVDVMPVDMQWKASGTLEGGQVETGSTMTLRVFDKVRGGDLESHSIIVSKGQEKPEQWQYVLSQKTNNASGIVRLGKLGADGKVVPQPVANGNEVYGLNKVYSFAVDQRGPEPVDPPTGIVPPTAKLTGPATAEGGATVLLSGKNSNNGGGKLTYLWKLPAGITAPVNQADLSFVAPKLSQDKAYTFGLTVTNEKGSSSAEHTVTVKKQDQGGGGTGGGKYPAYKEGTAYKAGERVSNAGQDFECKPWPYTNWCGQSAQYYAPGTGLNWSEAWTAVK
- a CDS encoding lytic transglycosylase domain-containing protein, which encodes MASRARAALAVACLLSASAASAAPDCWRAAGQRHGIDPLLLYAIASAESSLDARAINRNRDGSHDIGLMQINSMHLPDLARQGITRQRLLDEPCLSIDVGASILSGFIRRHGRTWRAVGAYNAGSAANREAARTRYVERVWPLYLELAGERERRRRVGG
- a CDS encoding type II secretion system F family protein — its product is MGGEYRVRLLRRDQVCERVCRAGSKDAAVAQIGPDEGVVLDVQRVRPARIAGAAGKRRRISLGLLLQELSALLEAGLALIEALEALSDKAGAGSRQVQAVLAALLKELYQGQPLSKAMQAQPDVFPELLVATVASAEGSGQLPQALRRYQHYELRIENIRKRVVGALLYPAAVVAVGFGVLMFMLFFVIPRFAVVFESLQALPATAQALLWWARLVREHGMALGAGIAGVIAAAVLALRTARIRAALAALIWRLPKLRDVAFLFVLARFYRTVGLLVEGGTPVLQALELSRRLLPQRLAARLEQALAELRAGKAVSETLAAHGLTTPVARRLLRVGEHSGDLGGMCERIALFHDSTLDHAVEVFGKVFEPLLMLVVGAMVGTIVVLLYMPIFELASSMG
- a CDS encoding type II secretion system protein; this encodes MRRQQGFTLIEMLAALTLLALLLSVALPYADLVRRRNQEEDLRHSLRIVRDAIDAYHAASLEGKIDKSLDRSGYPPDLDSLTRGVTDKTDPNGGKLYFLRRLPADPMCESCEGTDAADTWETRSYDSSAESFSSGRDVFDLRSRSERKGTNGIPYNEW
- a CDS encoding GspE/PulE family protein, yielding MTESMPESGTTQTQAWIARPGLLEQELARAPQLLPMVAMALGMQHMEPADWARAVARHDVLPLADALHCRVAMVERDGELLAVMSAPLDRRVRLWLQTRFEGRPVWFALALPGAVDAWLKQAEASERVLDGVAVDVAEDTLAKAVESISIASLAKDESPVIRLVNMTLYDGLQSRASDIHLESDEEGLLIRYRIDGAMLTIRKVPGQLTANQVMSRLKVLSSLDIAEKRVPQDGRFKVELQGREVDFRVSIMPGNHGENAVLRLLDRSQKDERLSLDGLGFPAQTAARIRALAQLPYGLTLITGPTGSGKSTTLYGALSELNTGDEKIITIEDPVEYEMAGVLQIPVNEKKGLTFARGLRSILRHDPDTILVGEIRDAETAAIAVQSALTGHRVLSSVHANDAFSVIDRFLYMDVEAATFLESLNGVVSQRLVRRLCPHCGGGPVAPAAACEACRGTGFLGRIALAEVLRLDSRMKSALLERSPERRQAALAACADYQSMRDAAGEAVARGLTTYQEVCRAVAME
- a CDS encoding secretin N-terminal domain-containing protein, which gives rise to MISRYAATAALLGLVLGGCSAPGMFRQGAGDAPSSDAAGRYAQALARQEQAPDDIENGKNLARDGAQAALDLLQRVRGKMAAGDEAGAQAELSALLAVQPGNMRARQLQAQLERRLLLKRDLAEAGKRQADHPAEALDIVNRILQEQPDYEPARALRATLMRAQAQRASARPKLADALRKPVSLNFKSQPVVQILEAISKIAGVDFVLDPEVASSAPATIIADQTTAEDAINLLLRTSKLEKKVLSERSLLIYPASAEKSKEYRELMVRVFYLSNAQAAKVVPALRQVGTIKNVHLDERANALIVRDTPEVIAVAERIVAALDLAQSEVTMDVRVLEVNTNDELEVGVDYPSDLRLSILPQGESGKVTVGDILGLNSEMLGVSSRNELSMALNLLQKRGKTRVLANPKIRVRNMEKASIKIGEKVPVVTTTNANGVVTESVNYQDVGLSLQVEPQVTLGNDVSVKVSMEVSNLKGEVKTAGGGVVYPMSTRNAETVMTARDGETQVLAGLVNQKQSGNTSGLPGLSTLEWLGSLFGSTKDSEESTEIVLLLTPHVERSLELPAASNSYFPSGTEASVTVLPLTTAPARPGLDAPLARPY
- a CDS encoding response regulator transcription factor; its protein translation is MIVAVLEDCPAQRDWVTKLLHDRGHQVVARGDGDSFIALLRSQVVDAALLDWEVPGASGLSVLSWARSNLNRSMPILMLTQRDDEDDVVTALNAGADDYLHKPLRERELLARVAAQARRSRHADAPGQELQVGPYAFDLQSRRLTVQGRPVSLPAREFELAALLFRNPGRILTKDALCQHIWGTVDRKYDASLATYISNLRSALGLRARNGYVVSTVYNYGYRLERVA